The following are encoded together in the Notolabrus celidotus isolate fNotCel1 chromosome 9, fNotCel1.pri, whole genome shotgun sequence genome:
- the rpl35 gene encoding 60S ribosomal protein L35: protein MAKIKARDLRGKKKEELLKQLDDLKNELSQLRVAKVTGGAASKLSKIRVVRKSIARVLTVINQTQKENLRKFYKGKKYKPLDLRPKKTRALRRRLNKHEEGLRTKKQQRKDLLYSIRKFAVKA from the exons ATG GCCAAGATCAAGGCACGAGATCTTCGGGGTAAGAAGAAGGAGGAACTGCTGAAGCAGCTGGATGATCTGAAAAACGAGCTGTCCCAGCTCCGTGTGGCTAAGGTGACCGGAGGAGCTGCCTCCAAGCTCTCCAAGAT TCGTGTTGTCCGAAAATCCATCGCCAGAGTCCTGACTGTAATCAACCAGACACAGAAGGAGAATCTGAGGAAGTTCTACAAG GGTAAGAAGTACAAGCCCCTGGATCTGAGACCCAAGAAGACCAGAGCTCTGCGTCGTCGGCTCAACAAACATGAAGAGGGTCTGCGCACCaagaaacagcagaggaaagacCTCCTCTACTCCATCCGCAAATTTGCTGTCAAAGCTTAG